One Vitis riparia cultivar Riparia Gloire de Montpellier isolate 1030 chromosome 4, EGFV_Vit.rip_1.0, whole genome shotgun sequence genomic window carries:
- the LOC117912041 gene encoding ankyrin repeat-containing protein BDA1-like: MAVDAGIGCSHHFTSCCSFRRPYRCTPLHLACSKGHLEITRELLRLDPDLTSLQDNDGRTPLHWAAMKGRVNIIDEILSVSLQSAEMRTEHGETVLHLGVKNNQYEAVKYLTETLNISQLLNTPDSDGNTIFHLATAEKLTTLS; encoded by the exons ATGGCTGTTGATGCTGGAATTGGATGCTCCCACCATTTCACTTCATGCTGCAGCTTCAGGAGGCCATACAG ATGTACTCCCTTGCACCTAGCTTGCAGCAAAGGTCACCTTGAGATCACAAGAGAGCTTCTGAGGTTGGACCCAGACCTCACTTCCTTACAGGACAATGATGGTCGAACACCTCTCCACTGGGCGGCCATGAAAGGGCGTGTCAACATCATTGACGAGATCCTCTCTGTCAGTCTCCAATCGGCAGAGATGAGAACCGAACATGGTGAGACTGTTCTACACCTGGGAGTGAAGAACAACCAGTATGAAGCCGTCAAGTACTTGACAGAGACCCTCAACATCTCCCAGCTCCTCAACACGCCGGATAGTGATGGCAATACCATCTTCCATCTCGCCACTGCCGAAAAACTCACCACTCTAAGCTAA